A region from the Cannabis sativa cultivar Pink pepper isolate KNU-18-1 chromosome 9, ASM2916894v1, whole genome shotgun sequence genome encodes:
- the LOC133031269 gene encoding uncharacterized protein LOC133031269 codes for MTMKNPRRRFKCCPIHKRNGGCDFFEWVDREMFRNCGGGCCIHGDWSGHEVSMGYCSVHQQRTAPCSHGVCTNGDVATHCSSHHSHAPLEDYNESTSAFERGKDNYWIWFLGCVVIVVLYVMLV; via the exons ATGACGATGAAGAATCCTAGGAGAAGGTTCAAGTGCTGCCCAATCCATAAG AGGAATGGTGGGTGCGATTTTTTCGAGTGGGTTGACAGGGAGATGTTTCGAAATTGTGGAGGTGGATGTTGTATCCATGGAGATTGGAGTGGGCATGAAGTTTCGATGGGGTACTGTTCTGTGCATCAACAAAGAACAGCCCCTTGCAGCCATGGAGTTTGTACAAATGGAGATGTTGCTACTCATTGTAGTAGTCATCACAGTCATGCACCTTTGGAAGATTATAATGAAAGCACATCTGCATTTGAAAGGGGAAAAGATAATTATTGGATTTGGTTTTTAGGTTGTGTAGTTATAGTTGTACTCTATGTAATGTTGGTCTGA
- the LOC115723735 gene encoding putative disease resistance protein RGA3, whose translation MAEFMISRLVQQLFTNQLRKLGRSVMEEVEKLSFKLAQVQTALTIADQIQFSDVSVKQWVHKVEDFCYEADSMFEEFKSIAENHKAGDQSTTNTDCSSKKLISLSCIPSSTSSITINKITTACKIIELNKKLDVIISEQKTLAFERSSSTEREPEMTTSVRRYRRIKVRGREKETLALMKELFMEEKRLRIIPIVGMGGIGKTTLAKFVYDHSEVKTYFDLRIWVHVGDSFDITVIAKDIIYGIKGICPNLTELESLLNCVKTLVQGKRFLLVLDNVWNEDRSKWVALEGSLNNGAQGSKVMVTTGNKKVAVMMKATTHMIFLDRLSNESCWYITRSLAFSEGLPVHQFQQLKEIGKKIVKNNCKGVPLIAKAYGNLLRSKSSEEEWYGVLKTQLWELSDVRQSVVDTLLSCYYDLSPLEKCCLLYCSILPTDFEIDKDDLIQLWMSQGYLGSDKKSFQRGENCFKSLVMRSIMFQKIETNNFHGNFTKWKMNDVIHGFVRFATRSSKTLKFRTIYATGSDELSNLVNHDSLSKLSSNLRTLSLIGCDLQKLQRGTEKLTRLRYLNLSNNLWLKELPNQLCSLQNLQTLRLNGCVKLRRLPERMEELVNLQHLYLRGCDQLEELPIEIERLTSLETLDLFVVPSSSNGFNKNSKAMKLGDLSKLKQCRGNLQIRDIGNEEDAVEANKAKIVSLQNLVGLELNFCRRNNDSQRKHHVSLALLEALQPPPWLHSLEIREYVGATFPNWLVCLENLTRLVLKDCHECKKLPPCGMLPSLRVLHVEAMGNLETVGPEFFGTSEAEENFSESFPKLEELCFRDLAKWEKWSDFNYTSLLSLSDFLISYSAPESSYTTTPSPKFKYKTTIMPSLVSLKISNCHKLATLPNFIGTKGVLTIHNCPILEQRLQKPEEGMDWVTISEIPNNQGLEKRLAAPN comes from the coding sequence ATGGCTGAATTTATGATATCCAGGCTTGTGCAGCAGTTATTCACAAATCAACTAAGAAAACTAGGCAGAAGTGTCATGGAGGAAGTTGAGAAGCTCTCATTCAAACTTGCACAGGTCCAAACTGCTCTCACCATTGCCGATCAAATCCAGTTCTCTGATGTGTCTGTTAAGCAATGGGTGCATAAGGTTGAAGACTTTTGCTACGAGGCTGATAGCATGTTCGAGGAGTTCAAATCCATTGCTGAGAACCACAAAGCTGGTGATCAAAGCACTACTAATACCGATTGTTCTTCAAAGAAGTTAATAAGCCTCTCATGTATACCATCATCTACTAGCTCAATAACCATTAATAAGATCACAACTGCCTGCAAAATCATTGAGCTCAACAAAAAGTTAGATGTGATTATCTCTGAACAAAAAACACTGGCCTTTGAAAGAAGTAGTTCCACTGAAAGAGAACCAGAAATGACTACCTCAGTTCGTCGTTATCGTAGAATTAAAGTTCGTGGGAGGGAAAAGGAGACGCTTGCTTTAATGAAGGAGTTGTTTATGGAGGAGAAACGCCTTCGTATCATTCCTATTGTGGGAATGGGTGGAATTGGGAAGACTACTCTGGCCAAATTTGTGTACGATCATAGTGAGGTCAAGACTTACTTTGACCTGAGAATTTGGGTCCATGTAGGTGATTCCTTTGATATCACTGTAATTGCAAAAGATATCATTTACGGCATCAAGGGAATTTGTCCAAATTTGACTGAGTTGGAAAGTTTACTGAATTGTGTTAAAACGCTTGTTCAAGGAAAGCGATTCCTTCTAGTTTTAGACAATGTATGGAATGAAGATAGGAGCAAGTGGGTAGCACTAGAGGGATCTCTAAATAATGGTGCTCAGGGAAGTAAAGTTATGGTGACAACAGGAAACAAAAAGGTTGCTGTCATGATGAAAGCAACAACTCACATGATATTCCTTGATAGATTATCTAACGAGTCATGTTGGTACATAACTAGAAGTCTAGCTTTCTCTGAAGGGTTGCCAGTGCACCAGTTCCAACAATTAAAAGAAATTGGCAAGAAAATTGTCAAGAACAACTGCAAGGGTGTTCCTCTTATTGCCAAGGCTTATGGGAATTTGTTGCGATCGAAAAGCAGTGAAGAAGAATGGTATGGTGTTTTGAAAACTCAGTTGTGGGAATTGAGTGATGTTAGGCAGAGTGTTGTTGATACACTCTTGTCTTGTTATTATGATTTGTCCCCTTTAGAAAAATGCTGCTTGTTGTATTGTTCTATTTTGCCAACTGATTTCGAGATTGATAAGGATGATCTTATTCAGCTATGGATGTCGCAAGGTTATTTGGGAAGTGATAAGAAAAGTTTTCAGAGGGGTGAGAACTGCTTTAAGAGTTTGGTAATGCGGTCCATTATGTTTCAGAAAATCGAAACCAATAACTTTCATGGAAATTTTACAAAATGGAAAATGAATGATGTAATCCATGGATTCGTTCGGTTTGCCACAAGAAGCTCTAAGACCTTGAAATTTCGTACGATCTATGCAACTGGCTCGGATGAACTTTCAAATCTCGTGAACCATGATTCGCTTTCCAAACTCTCGAGTAATCTTCGGACATTGTCTTTGATTGGTTGCGACCTTCAAAAACTGCAGCGGGGGACTGAGAAGCTGACTCGTTTGAGGTATCTTAATTTATCAAATAATTTATGGTTGAAGGAGTTGCCAAACCAGCTCTGCAGTTTACAGAATCTGCAAACTTTGAGATTGAATGGATGTGTCAAACTTCGAAGACTGCCTGAACGAATGGAGGAGCTAGTAAATTTGCAGCATCTTTACCTTCGGGGGTGTGATCAGCTAGAGGAATTGCCTATAGAGATTGAGAGACTAACTTCCCTTGAAACACTGGATTTGTTCGTCGTTCCAAGTTCTTCTAATGGCTTTAACAAAAATAGTAAAGCAATGAAACTTGGAGATCTGAGTAAGCTAAAACAGTGCCGAGGAAATCTACAGATACGTGACATTGGAAACGAAGAAGACGCGGTCGAGGCCAACAAGGCAAAGATTGTGTCCCTGCAAAACTTGGTCGGTTTGGAGCTAAATTTCTGTCGAAGAAACAATGATTCACAAAGAAAACATCATGTGTCGCTAGCTTTACTTGAAGCCCTCCAGCCACCTCCATGGTTGCATTCCCTTGAGATTAGAGAATACGTTGGTGCAACTTTTCCGAATTGGTTAGTTTGTCTAGAGAATTTGACAAGGCTCGTACTGAAAGATTGCCATGAATGTAAAAAGTTACCACCTTGTGGAATGTTACCCTCTCTTAGAGTCCTCCATGTAGAGGCCATGGGAAATCTAGAAACAGTCGGACCAGAGTTTTTTGGAACGTCGGAAGCTGAAGAAAACTTCTCCGAGTCATTTCCGAAGCTAGAAGAACTTTGTTTTCGAGATTTGGCCAAATGGGAAAAGTGGTCAGATTTCAATTACACGAGTTTGCTTAGCTTATCAGACTTCTTAATCTCATACTCAGCTCCAGAGTCCTCCTACACAACTACCCCCTCACCAAAGTTCAAATACAAAACCACCATAATGCCATCTCTTGTATCCTTGAAAATTTCCAACTGTCACAAGCTTGCTACTCTTCCAAACTTCATTGGAACGaagggtgttttgactattcaTAATTGTCCAATACTCGAGCAGCGTTTACAAAAACCTGAAGAGGGAATGGATTGGGTCACAATCTCTGAAATCCCCAATAATCAGGGACTGGAAAAACGTCTAGCTGCTCCTAATTGA
- the LOC133030807 gene encoding uncharacterized protein LOC133030807 — MSSSTRKGSLKRGRTDTSDQPLSSTRRFSSKRAHNDTQSPSDSPQTLTPSTDDPSTVPLHDEQRQSSKEIQKNVRGPTRGDRLSRELKNDKITNLTITYNKGELQVYGDNASDFTTNVGVNVHHDALLQYSG, encoded by the exons ATGTCAAGTAGTACGAGAAAAGGTAGCTTAAAACGGGGACGCACTGATACTTCGGATCAACCCTTGAGTAGTACGAGAAGATTTAGCTCTAAACGGGCACACAATGATACTCAATCACCATCAGATTCACCGCAAACCTTGACACCTTCTACTGATGACCCTTCAACAGTTCCATTACATGATGAACAACGTCAATCTTCAAAAG aaatacaaAAGAACGTACGTGGTCCTACTCGTGGAGATCGCTTAAGCCGTGAACTGAAGAATgacaaaataactaatttaactATTACCTATAATAAGGGCGAGCTTCAAGTTTATGGTGATAATGCTTCTGATTTTACAACCAATGTTGGCGTAAATGTACACCATGATGCTCTATTGCAATACAGTGGTTGA